TCATGGGCGGCCTTCATCGGCACCACCATCGAGTGGTACGACTTCTTCCTCTACGGAACGGCCGCCGCGCTCGTCTTCAGCAAGCAGTTCTTTCCCACGATGGACCCCGTCGCCGGCTCCATCGCCTCCTTCGGCACGATGACCGTCGGATTCCTCGCCCGCCCCCTCGGCGGCGTCATATTCGGCCATTTCGGCGACCGCATCGGACGGCGCAACACGCTCGTCGTCTCGCTGCTGATCATGGGGATCGGCACGGCGCTGATCGGCCTGCTCCCCACCTACGACACCCTCGGGATCTGGGCCGCGGTCCTCCTGGTCGTCCTGCGCGTCGCCCAGGGCATCGGGCTCGGCGGCGAACTCGGCGGCGCCGTCGTCCTCACCATGGAGCACGCCCCCGCCGGACGGCGCGGCCTGTTCGGCGCCTTCCCGATGATGGGCACGCCCGCCGGGATGCTGTGCGCGAACGCCGTCTTCCTCGGCATCTCCGCCATGCTCGGCGACGCCGCGTTCCTGTCGTGGGGCTGGCGGATCCCGTTCCTGCTCAGCCTGATCCTCGTCGGCGTCGGCCTCTACCTGCGGCTCCGCATCGAGGAGAGCCCCGACTACGAAGGGCTCGTCGAGCGCCGCAAGCCCGCGAAACTGCCGGTCGCGCTCGTCCTGCGCGACCACTGGCGCTCGGTCGTCCACACGATCTGCGTCATCATCGGCAACAGCGCCGTCGCGTACATCTTCATGGTCTACGCCCTGTCCTACGGCGAGGACAACGTCGCCCTCGACCGCGACCACCTGCTCATGTGCGTGATCGGCGGCTCCGCGCTCTGGCTCGTCACCGCCCCGCTCTGGGCGCACTGGACCGACCGGTTCGGGATGCGCGCCGTGTTCACGTGGGGCTCGGTCGTCCTGCTCATCGGCGCCGTCGCGATCCTCCCGGTGATCAACACGGGGAACATGGTCCTGATCGCGGTGTTCATGGTGGCCATGGGCGCCGTCCTGTCGATGAGCCACGCCCCGCAGGGCACCCTCACCGCGAGCTTCTTCCCGGTCGCCATCCGGTACTCGGGCACCTCCGTCGCCTACCAGCTCGCGTCCCTGCTCGGCGGCGGCATCACCCCGCTGATCGCCGAGTCCCTGTTCGCCTCCACGGGCAGTTCGGCGGCCATCACCGGCTACCTCACCGTCATCGCCGCCATCAGCCTCGCCGCCGCGCTCGTCATCCCCCGCGACCACGCCCGGGACGAGGAACCGCAGAAGGCCGCCGTCGCGGGCTGAACCGTCACGCCGGGGACGGGGCCGCGCGCGTCCCCACGAGGTCCGGATCGTCCGCGTAGAACCGGACGCTCCGGACCTCGACCCGCTTCCCCAGCGGACGCACCGCCGTGACCGGCTCCGAAAGCTCGACCACCACGTTCGTCTGCGACGCGACCGCCACCGCGAGCCGCCCCTCGGCCGCCCGCACCAGCCCGCTCTCGTTGAAGTTGCGGACCGTCCGCACCGAAACGATCTTCTCGCGGGGGATCCGCAGATCGAAGAACACCCCGTACCGCACCCGCACCTCCCCGTCCGTCACCACGTGCGGACGCGTGATGCACGCCGCGATCACCGCCAGGACGATCACGATCGAGTACAGGTCGACGACGAGGAAGACCAGCCGCACCCCCTCCGGCGCGCCGACCGCCCGCAGCAGCAGCTCCAGCCCCACGAGCTCGATCACCATCGCCGACAGGAACGCCAGCATCGTCGTCGTCTGCCCCTTGGAGTAG
The nucleotide sequence above comes from Actinomadura algeriensis. Encoded proteins:
- a CDS encoding MFS transporter — protein: MDIDRRQAARRVSWAAFIGTTIEWYDFFLYGTAAALVFSKQFFPTMDPVAGSIASFGTMTVGFLARPLGGVIFGHFGDRIGRRNTLVVSLLIMGIGTALIGLLPTYDTLGIWAAVLLVVLRVAQGIGLGGELGGAVVLTMEHAPAGRRGLFGAFPMMGTPAGMLCANAVFLGISAMLGDAAFLSWGWRIPFLLSLILVGVGLYLRLRIEESPDYEGLVERRKPAKLPVALVLRDHWRSVVHTICVIIGNSAVAYIFMVYALSYGEDNVALDRDHLLMCVIGGSALWLVTAPLWAHWTDRFGMRAVFTWGSVVLLIGAVAILPVINTGNMVLIAVFMVAMGAVLSMSHAPQGTLTASFFPVAIRYSGTSVAYQLASLLGGGITPLIAESLFASTGSSAAITGYLTVIAAISLAAALVIPRDHARDEEPQKAAVAG
- a CDS encoding YdbT family protein, whose product is MLRAARGVLFAIVPLEFVLLAFVVSGASPPRSVVVAGEACVLAALVLEGTVACRLYRGARRDGAGRAAAVRSAYQAIVPEQVRRIMRFDMGGLVALGMFATRRRHGMPPGAVGVSYSKGQTTTMLAFLSAMVIELVGLELLLRAVGAPEGVRLVFLVVDLYSIVIVLAVIAACITRPHVVTDGEVRVRYGVFFDLRIPREKIVSVRTVRNFNESGLVRAAEGRLAVAVASQTNVVVELSEPVTAVRPLGKRVEVRSVRFYADDPDLVGTRAAPSPA